The Methanohalophilus portucalensis DNA window AGGGAAGCCATGCAAAACTGTAAAGCAAGCCACTGAAAAGAGGTATAGCAGTAACAAGAAGAGCTTTTAATCCGTAGGGATAAGCAAGCAGGAAAGCAAAAATATAAGCAAGAATTGAAGATAGAAACAAGAATTTTTCATATTTCTTGGTAAACGAATAACGTTGTGAGTGGTTTATGGAATCTTCATCCTCGTCTGCTTTACGATCTATATTATAGACAGAATATGTGACAAAAAACATTATAGCCATCGTCTGCCAGGATAGGGCAAGACCCTGTAACTGACAGGCCATATATGCCATTACAGCTCCGGCTATCGAAAGATAAACCGAACTGTAGGTAAGGAAATCAAGAATTCTTTTGACAACTGTACCATCTAGATTCACCCTGTATGCAAGAGATTTATATTCACCCATGCATGCAATGTTTATAATAGGGGTAAACGTTAGTTGCGGTTCTTAAGATTAATCGATCTGATTAATCTTAGTCATAATAATATATGTATAGTTCTCAGCTTATATTGTATTTCGTAGGTCAAAGTTCATCCGGGAGATTTACATTATGTAAACTTCCGGAGGTTCCTTCAAAAACGATAGGTGTGTAAAAGACATGCTAAAAGAAGATCCCAGAATTTTGATAATCGATGACGAACCCGACATAATCGAATTGCTGGAAATTTTTCTTGAAAATTTCAAGACAATGTCATCCCTTTCTCCATTAGAGGGACTTGAGATTGCAAAAAATGAACATCCTGATCTAATTATACTTGATGTTATGATGCCTCAGATGAATGGTTATGAGCTATGCAGGGAGATTAAGCAGAATTCCTCTACACAAAACATTCCGGTTTTTATGTACTCAGCTCTTTCTGATAGTTCTGATATTAAGAAAGGAATACAGGCCGGTGCAGATGAGTACCTGAAAAAACCAATCCATCCCTGTGAGCTTGAAACAAAGGTGAAGGAAACTCTGCTTAAAAAAAAAGCATTTGAATGTCAGAATCCTGTCACCAGGCCTATGCTACAAAGGTAATACAGTTATATCAAATCCAATTCAACCGCATCTTCCATATAGTACTCAAACAATTTTTCACCCCATTTGATGGCAGTTTCATCATAACTGAAAAGGTCTGTTGTAGTATCATATGTAACTCCATCACTCTTGTACAAACCAAGAGAAAGACATTTATCAGTGACAGTAAATCCGAGATTTATATCATTATCGACCATGAATACCTGAAAATTGGGCAATTTTTGAAGCTGGTGAATTTCCTCAATGTAGGGTTGTTGTCTTAATTCTTCAATTACACTTTTTGTGACTATTAACTTTACAGGAATGCCTTCATGTATCCTTTTTCCAAGGATTTCAGCATGTCCGGAACTCATAATCGCAGTTATTCCATATATATGGCCTGCTTTTTTGATCATATCCAGAAAGTGGTGGTACACATTGAAAATTTCCACATTAGTATCACTGACGATCTTCGAATCATAAAGACTGCCTATGGACTCGAGTAAGGGTTGTGGTATAGCCTCCATGTAATGGGACTTCCAGAATTCTTTATGTTCCAATACAGTACCCATGGTCATTACAGAATCTGCAACTCTGGCGGCTACAATTTTACCCTGGGGTGTTAGCCTGTATTCATGTTCCACACTTTCTATCAACTGATTGGATTCAAGAATTCTTATCTTTGGCAGCAGGGCCTGTGAAGTACTCCCTGTCACTTGACGTAGTCTTGCCAGTGTGTTGTTGTCCTCATAGAGCGACAAAAGCATCTGTGCCTGCAATCTTGACCTGTAGATAGCCTGCACATCCTTTTGTACATCCTCATATATATCGAGTATATCCATCCGATCTCACTCTCTCTGGAAGATAGTGGTATTTAATCTATTTAATAATTTCATATTAGATAATTTTGGATATTGCAGCCGCTTTTCATAGACAAATCCAAAAAAAAGAATATGGCAAACCAAAAGAGGCCTTTGTATATCTACATTCAATTTTTTTTCAGGCCCAGGATGGAATATATTGTTTCCACATCCAGGGATTCTTCCATTAACTGTGCCAATTCTTCGTAAGGGTCATCTTCGAGGTCTTCCTCATTGTACTTGATTCCCCTTTTCTCCAGCAGATAGGATACAAAGGCTTTCCTTATGTTGGCGTTGGAAAACAAACCATGTAGATAGGTTCCCACTACCATTCCGCTTTCATCCACGCAACCATCGTCACCAAATACAGGAACATTTGAACCAGTATCTCCCATGTGAATCTCATAACCACCTATGGTTTCACCTTCTATTGAATCAAAAAGGAGGCTTGCCCTGTTTACTTTCTTGGTTACCTGAAAGGTTTTTTTCTTATATGCATCAAATACGGTATGGATATCCAGGAGGCCAAGTCCTTCATATGTAGCATCTGCTTCACCTTCAATTGCCGCATCTTCTATTTGTTTACCCAGCATCTGGTAGCCGCCACAAATGCCCAGGATAGGTACCTTCCCGTACAGGGATTTGATCTTTTCAGCCATGCCGCTATCAAGCAAATCCTGCAAATCACTTATGGTGTTCTTGGTACCGGGAATTATCACGGCATCAGGTATGCCTAATTTATCATCCAGGTCCACATAGCGAAGATTTACAAGGCGCTCCAGGGGTTCAAAATCTGTAAAATTGGAAATTCTGGGAAGCCGGATCACAGCCACATCGACATCATATATCCCTGATGGAGATGACTTATCTCCGATGGATACCGAATCCTCGGAAGGGATTCCGAGTTTTGAATAGGGCATGACTCCCAATACAGGAATACCGGTTATCTGTTCCAGCTCTTCTACACCAGCCTGAAGTATGGTGGGATCTCCCCTGAATTTATTAATTATCATTCCCCTGACATTTTGCCTGACATCTTCAGGCAGAAGCTGGATAGTACCATAAAGACTAGCAAAGACACCACCTCTTTCGATGTCCCCGACGAGTATTATTGGCGCATTGGTGATCCTTGCAGTGCCCAGGTTTACAATATCCCTTTCATAAAGATTTATTTCAGCTGCTCCGCCTGCACCTTCCATTACAATTACTTCATAATCGTTTCCCAGTGTTTCAAGTGCCTGACGAAGTACACCATGAGTTTCCTCTATTGAATCGTAGTAGGCACCTGCGCTTTTGTCGGCATAAGGTTTGCCCATAAGTATGACCTGTGAAACCCTGTCACCTTTTGGTTTCAAAAGCACGGGGTTCATCTCAGCTGTGGGTTCAACACCTGCAGCCATTGCCTGTATTGCCTGTGCGATTCCTATTTCCTTGCCATCCGTTGTAATCCACGAATTCAAGCTCATGTTCTGTGCCTTAAACGGGGCAACCCTGTAGTTGCGGGAAAATATCCTGCAAAGTCCGGTGACTATCGCACTCTTGCCTACATGCGATGCTGTACCCAGAACAAGTACACTTTTTGGAATAACATCTCTTTCCATTTACAACAACCTTTTATGTAGCTAGTGATATTGTATAGGTACAATATCCAATCAATTCCAATAAACTTTACTTGGGAGAACAATGTCTGAGCTACTACATATAAGCGGCGGGCCTACGAAACCCGAAATAATAGCTGTATCATTATCTAAACTTGACTTGAGTGAAGGATGCACCTTTTATGATATAGGATGTGGTACAGGTGCAGTTTCCATTGCTGCTTCAAAGTTGGCAAGGAATATAAAATTCACTGCCATTGATGCGCGTCAGGAAGCCATTGAAGTTGCAGAAAAGAATTTCAAAAATTTCGGACTCGACTGTGTAAAGCTCATACACGGTGAATCATCGCAAGTTCTTGAACAACTTCCTCCCGAAGAAAAAATTGATTGTGCCTTTGTAGGCGGTACAAAGAATATTGATGCTATTCTCAAATCTCTGGTAAAACATAAAGCAGGAAGCATCATCGTCAATGCAGTAAGGATTGAAACTGTGGTTTCTGTAATGAACCAAATGAAAGAACTTGGAATTTTTGATACTATTACTAATATATCAATATCAAGAGGATATCCAATTACCGGTGAAACTATGTTTAAACCAGAAAATCCCGTGTACATGATATCCGGAAAATACAGTAACATTCAAGGTGATAAAAAATGTTGATAGGAGTAGGACTTGGACCGGGTGACCCCGATCTTCTCACGCTTAAAGCTGTAAATGCACTTAAAGACAGTGACAAGGTATATGTGCCTGGCAAAATGGCAGAGGAACTGGTAAAACCATATAATGATTCGGAAATACTGGATTTTCCGATGTTGCGTGATTATGATGTACTAAATGAAATATGGAAAAAGAATGCTGACATCATTGCCAATGAAGCAAGAAATGGAACAGTTGTATTCGGTCTGATCGGCGATCCTAACTTTTTCTCAACATTTACACATTTAAAGAGAGTCATGCATAAATACTATCCGGACGTTGAAACTGCAACAGTGCCTGGTATTAGTTCAATTACTTCTTTTGCCTCACGTACCGATTCCGAAATCGATTCATCTTTTGAGGTATCTGATGGATCTGACAAAAAATCAAAGATTGTACTGAAAGCAAAACATACACAGGACATCATCCGCAACCTGACAGAAGAAGGATATGAGGATTTCATATTTGCAGAAAGATTATTCCTGGACCGGGAAAGAATTATTAAAGGTAAAGAGGACATTCCCGAGAAAGGCAACTATTTCAGTATTATCTATGCCGAAAAGGGAGAGAAATAACATGGATGACAAAATTGCTTTTGTCGGTGCCGGTCCGGGAAACGCTAAATTGATCACCGTACTTGGCAAGGAAAAACTGGAAGAAGCTGATCTTGTGGTATATGCCGGTTCACTGGTAAACCCCGAAGTGCTTGAATACACAAAAGGGGAAAAAATAGACAGCTATGGAATGACCCTTGAAGAAACTACCAAAGTTATGGTTGATGCACTTAATGAAGGCAAGAAAGTTGTCCGGCTCCACAGTGGAGACCCATCCCTTTATGGTTCTATCATCGAACAGATGGAAGAATTGAAAAAATACGATATTGAAGTCGAAAGGGTACCCGGAGTATCCTCTGTTTTTGCAGTTGCTTCAGCTCTTAACACCCAGCTGACATTAAACGGTGTTTCCGATTCCCTTATAATAACCCGTCCCGCAGGCAAAACACTTGGGGAAGATAAAATTCCTGCCCTTTCCAGACATGGTGAAACGATGGCAATCTTTTTGGGGACCCAGAAGATTGAACAGATAATGGAAAAAATGGAATGTCCTTCAGACACTCCGGTTGCTGTAATTTACCATGCATCCTGGGATGATGAACAGCTAATCTACGGAAACGTGGAAACAATTGCCCAAAAGGTCAAAGAAGCGGGAATCCAGCGCTCTGCCATGATTATTATCGGAGGTGTGGTGGATCCGAAAAATTACAGGAGGTCACACCTATACGGAGTACACCAGCCACCGCTGTAATAACCTTCAATCGTAATATTGACATTGCCCGCCAAATAGCAGAACATGTGGGAGCAGACCTGCTTATCTATAGCAAGGATATTTTCAAGGAAGCCTTTGAAAAATATGACCGGATAATTGC harbors:
- a CDS encoding cobalt-factor II C(20)-methyltransferase, with the translated sequence MLIGVGLGPGDPDLLTLKAVNALKDSDKVYVPGKMAEELVKPYNDSEILDFPMLRDYDVLNEIWKKNADIIANEARNGTVVFGLIGDPNFFSTFTHLKRVMHKYYPDVETATVPGISSITSFASRTDSEIDSSFEVSDGSDKKSKIVLKAKHTQDIIRNLTEEGYEDFIFAERLFLDRERIIKGKEDIPEKGNYFSIIYAEKGEK
- a CDS encoding cobalt-precorrin-4/precorrin-4 C(11)-methyltransferase translates to MDDKIAFVGAGPGNAKLITVLGKEKLEEADLVVYAGSLVNPEVLEYTKGEKIDSYGMTLEETTKVMVDALNEGKKVVRLHSGDPSLYGSIIEQMEELKKYDIEVERVPGVSSVFAVASALNTQLTLNGVSDSLIITRPAGKTLGEDKIPALSRHGETMAIFLGTQKIEQIMEKMECPSDTPVAVIYHASWDDEQLIYGNVETIAQKVKEAGIQRSAMIIIGGVVDPKNYRRSHLYGVHQPPL
- the cbiT gene encoding precorrin-6Y C5,15-methyltransferase (decarboxylating) subunit CbiT, producing the protein MSELLHISGGPTKPEIIAVSLSKLDLSEGCTFYDIGCGTGAVSIAASKLARNIKFTAIDARQEAIEVAEKNFKNFGLDCVKLIHGESSQVLEQLPPEEKIDCAFVGGTKNIDAILKSLVKHKAGSIIVNAVRIETVVSVMNQMKELGIFDTITNISISRGYPITGETMFKPENPVYMISGKYSNIQGDKKC
- a CDS encoding response regulator, with translation MLKEDPRILIIDDEPDIIELLEIFLENFKTMSSLSPLEGLEIAKNEHPDLIILDVMMPQMNGYELCREIKQNSSTQNIPVFMYSALSDSSDIKKGIQAGADEYLKKPIHPCELETKVKETLLKKKAFECQNPVTRPMLQR
- a CDS encoding helix-turn-helix transcriptional regulator; this encodes MDILDIYEDVQKDVQAIYRSRLQAQMLLSLYEDNNTLARLRQVTGSTSQALLPKIRILESNQLIESVEHEYRLTPQGKIVAARVADSVMTMGTVLEHKEFWKSHYMEAIPQPLLESIGSLYDSKIVSDTNVEIFNVYHHFLDMIKKAGHIYGITAIMSSGHAEILGKRIHEGIPVKLIVTKSVIEELRQQPYIEEIHQLQKLPNFQVFMVDNDINLGFTVTDKCLSLGLYKSDGVTYDTTTDLFSYDETAIKWGEKLFEYYMEDAVELDLI
- a CDS encoding cobyric acid synthase; the protein is MERDVIPKSVLVLGTASHVGKSAIVTGLCRIFSRNYRVAPFKAQNMSLNSWITTDGKEIGIAQAIQAMAAGVEPTAEMNPVLLKPKGDRVSQVILMGKPYADKSAGAYYDSIEETHGVLRQALETLGNDYEVIVMEGAGGAAEINLYERDIVNLGTARITNAPIILVGDIERGGVFASLYGTIQLLPEDVRQNVRGMIINKFRGDPTILQAGVEELEQITGIPVLGVMPYSKLGIPSEDSVSIGDKSSPSGIYDVDVAVIRLPRISNFTDFEPLERLVNLRYVDLDDKLGIPDAVIIPGTKNTISDLQDLLDSGMAEKIKSLYGKVPILGICGGYQMLGKQIEDAAIEGEADATYEGLGLLDIHTVFDAYKKKTFQVTKKVNRASLLFDSIEGETIGGYEIHMGDTGSNVPVFGDDGCVDESGMVVGTYLHGLFSNANIRKAFVSYLLEKRGIKYNEEDLEDDPYEELAQLMEESLDVETIYSILGLKKN